The following coding sequences are from one Perognathus longimembris pacificus isolate PPM17 chromosome 13, ASM2315922v1, whole genome shotgun sequence window:
- the LOC125362564 gene encoding olfactory receptor 5M10-like — MSSQNHTTVTEFILLGLTDNPVLEKVLFGVFLAIYLITLAGNLCMIVLIRTNSHLQTPMYFFLGHLSFVDICYSSNVTPNMLYSFLSDHKTISYAGCFTQCLLFIALVITEFYMLASMALDRYVAICSPLHYSTRMSKDVCVSLVTFPYVFGFLNGLSQALLTFRLSFCGSLEINHFYCADPPLIMLACSDAHVKKMAMFIVAGFTLSSSLFIILLSYVFIFAAILRMRSAEGRHKAFSTCGSHLTTVTLFYGTLFCMYLRSPSETSVGMSKLIAVFYTFLSPMLNPLIYSLRNKDVIRALQHLIKSIFFPRTIV, encoded by the coding sequence ATGTCCTCTCAAAACCACACAACAGTAACAGAATTTATCCTGCTGGGACTCACAGACAACCCAGTGCTGGAGAAGGTCCTGTTCGGGGTGTTCCTGGCCATCTACCTGATCACACTGGCAGGAAACCTGTGCATGATTGTGCTGATCAGAACAAATTCCCACCTCCAAacacccatgtacttcttcctgggCCACTTGTCCTTTGTGGACATCTGCTACTCCTCCAACGTTACCCCGAATATGCTGTACAGCTTCCTGTCAGACCACAAGACCATTTCCTATGCTGGGTGCTTCACGCAGTGTCTGCTCTTCATTGCCCTGGTGATCACTGAGTTTTACATGCTGGCTTCCATGGCTCTGGATCGCTATGTAGCCATCTGCAGCCCTTTGCATTATAGCACCAGAATGTCCAAGGACGTGTGTGTGTCTTTAGTCACCTTCCCTTACGTGTTTGGCTTCCTTAATGGTCTCTCTCAGGCCTTGCTGACTTTTCGCTTGTCTTTCTGTGGGTCCCTTGAAATCAATCATTTCTACTGTGCAGACCCACCTCTCATAATGCTGGCTTGTTCTGACGCCCATGTCAAAAAGATGGCGATGTTCATCGTTGCTGGCTTCACTCTGTCAAGTTCGCTCTTCATTATCCTCCTGTCCTATGTTTTCATCTTTGCAGCTATCTTGAGAATGCGCTCTGCTGAAGGCAGGCACAAAGCCTTTTCTACTTGTGGTTCGCACCTGACCACAGTCACCTTATTTTATGGGACCCTCTTCTGTATGTACTTGAGATCTCCTTCAGAAACTTCTGTTGGAATGTCCAAACTAATTGCAGTGTTTTATACCTTTTTGAGTCCCATGCTGAACCCTTTGATCTATAGTCTGAGGAACAAGGATGTCATCCGTGCTCTGCAGCACTTGATCAAGAGCATTTTCTTTCCAAGAACTATAGTTTAG